CGATCGAGGTCAGCACCAGCACGCCCGCGATGATCAGCAGGAGTACCGGGAGCGACATGCGGCGGCCGCCCCTGCCGGGCTGCTCCGCCTGCGGCTTGGCGATGGTCGCGGTGGACATCAGGCCGCCACCTCCTTGTCGGTGTTCTGAGCGGCGGCCGCTGCCAGCTCGGCGCCGACCCGGCTCTGCTGGCGGCGCAGACCCCACTGCCGTACGGCCTCGTACGAGATGACGACCGCGAAGACGATCAGGCCCTGCATGATCGTGGCTATCTCCTTCGGGTACGCCACCGGGGTCGCGTAGTCCAGGGCGGGCGAGGCCTTGTCGAGGAAGGCCCACAGCAGGGCGGCCAGCGCAATGCCGCCGGGGTTGTTGCGGCCGAGCAGGGCGATGCCGATGGCGGTGAAGCCGAGGCCGGCGGGGAAGCTCAGGCTGTAGGTGTGCGTGTCGCCGAGCAGCAGCGGCAGGCCCGACAGGCCGGCCAGGGCGCCGGAGATCAGCATGGAGACCAGCACCATGCGCTTGGCGTCGACGCCGGAGGCCGCGGCGGCGGTCTCGGAGGCGCCGGTGGCGCGCAGGTCGTAGCCGAAGCGGGTGCGGTTGAGGACGACCCAGTAGCCGATGCCGAGCAGGACGGCGAGGAAGACCAGGCCGTAGATCTCACCGACGTCGGAGCCGAGGTCGATGCCCGGGAACCAGCCGGACCTGTGCATCACGCCGGTGGTCATGTTGTCGCCGACCGGCACGCCCCAGACGTTGGAGAGGGTGACGTAGCCGATGACGGCGGTGGCGATCGAGTTCAGCATGATCGTGGCCACGACCTCGCTGACGCCCCGGGTGACCTTCAGGACGCCGGCGACGCCGGCCCAGAGGGCGCCGGTGCCCATGGCGACGACGAGCAGCAGCGGGATCTGCAGGAAGCTCGGCAGCGCCACGTTGGCGCCGACGACGGCGGTCATCACCACGGCGAGGCGGTACTGGCCGTCGACGCCGATGTTGAACAGGTTCATGCGGAAGCCGAGGGCGACCGCGATGGCGGCGATGTAGTACAGCGTCGCCTGGTTGATGATCAGCACCTGGACGTCGGAGAACGTCGCCTGCTGCAGCATCAGGCCGTAGGGCTCGAACGGGTTCTTGCCCGACGCCAGCAGGACGATCGAGGTCAGCACGACCGCCAGGACGAGCGCGATGACCGGTCCGGCCACCGCGACGAGCACCCGCTCCTTGTCGAACTTCTTCATCGGGCCTCGTCCTCCGGACCGGCGTTGTCGTCGCCCTCGGGCGCGGTCGTTTCGTGCTCCAGGTGGCCGGACGCGGCTCCCGTCATGGCCGAGCCCAGCTCTTCGGGGGTGATGGCGGCCGGGTCGGCGTCCGCGACCAGCCTGCCGTCGTAGATGACGCGCAGGGTGTCCGACAGCCCGATCAGCTCGTCCAGGTCGGCGGAGATCAGCAGCACGGCCAGGCCCTCGCGGCGGGCCTCGCGGATGCGGTCCCAGATCTGCGCCTGGGCGCCGACGTCCACACCGCGGGTCGGGTGGGCGGCGATCAGGAACTTCGGGTCGTGGCTCATCTCGCGGCCGACGATCAGCTTCTGCTGGTTGCCGCCGGACAGGGAGGCGGCGGTGACGTCGATGCCGGGGGTGCGGACGTCGTACTCCTCCACGATCCGGCGGGTGTCGGCCTGGGCGCCCTTGATGTCCAGCCAGAAGCCCCTGGCGTTGGGCTTCTCGGTGACGTGGCCGAGGATGCGGTTCTCCCACAGCGGGGACTCCAGCAGCAGGCCCTGACGGTGGCGGTCCTCGGGGATGTAGCCGACGCCCTGCTCGCGGCGCCTGCGGGTGGACCAGGGGGTGATGTCCTCGCCGAGGAAGACGATCCGGCCGGAGTCGGCGTGCCGGGTGCCGATGAGCGCGTCGATCAGTTCGGTCTGGCCGTTGCCCTCCACACCGGCGATGCCCATGACCTCACCGGCGTGGATGGTGAAGGAGACGTCGTCCAGGACGCGCTTGGCCTCGCCGGCGGCCGGGTCGGTGAGCAGCACGCCGGTGGGGCCGCTCGCGGCGGGCTCGCCCCCGCTGCCGAGGGAGGCGCCGGCGGCGTGGACGGTGAGGTTCTCGACCTGCAGGACGGGCCGGTCGGTGACGGTGGACTCGGCGGTCTCCGGGGTGGGCAGCTCGCTGCCGACCATCATCTCGGCGAGCTGGCGCGGGGTCGTCTCGGACGGGATCGCGGTCCCGACCGTCGTACCGCGCCGGATGACGGTGATGTCGTCGGCGACGGACAGCACCTCGCCCAGCTTGTGGGAGATGAAGATGACGGACAGTCCCTCGGACTTCAGCTCGCGCAGGTTGGCGAAGAGCGCGTCGACCTCCTGCGGGACGAGCACGGCGGTCGGCTCGTCGAGGATGAGGGTGCGGGCGCCCCGGTAGAGGACCTTGACGATCTCCACGCGCTGGCGGTCGGCGACACCGAGGTCCTCGACCAGGGCGTCCGGGCGGATGCCCAGGCCGTAGCGGTCGGAGATCTCCCCGATCCTCCTGCGGGCGCCGCCGCCGATGCCGTGCAGCTTCTCGCTGCCGAGCACCACGTTCTCCAGCACGGTCAGGTTGTCGGCCAGCATGAAGTGCTGGTGGACCATGCCGATGCCGCGGGCGATGGCGTCGCCCGGGGACGCGAAGGCGACCTGCTCGCCGTCGACCGCGATGGTGCCCTCGTCCGGCTTCTGCATGCCGTAGAGGATCTTCATCAGGGTCGACTTGCCGGCGCCGTTCTCGCCGACGAGGGCGTGCACGGTGCCCTTGCGGACCGTGAGGTGGATGTCGTGGTTGGCCACGACACCGGGGAACCGCTTGGTGATGCCCGCGAGCTCCACCGCGACTGTCGACGGAGCGGTGAGCGGAGGGCTGCTGGACGCGTCGATGGCGCACTCTCCTCGGGAAAGGGGTCGCTCTACGCGCGTAGCGCCCCTGCTTTAAATAGTGCCCGGACCCGATCGTTCCTGCCGCGGGGCGAACAGGCGCTCGATCCGTTCCGAGCATTCTGCCGCGCGAACGGGGCGCGGAGAGACCATCCTCACCGCACCCCGTTCCGCGGCCGTAACGCTGCCATTACAGCGCCCTCCGGCCAAGACCTCCGACGCGGACGTCCGCGATCGTCAAGAGGTCTTCACCGTGATGCTGCCGTTCCTGATGCCGTCCTCGGCCTTCTTCACCGCGGCCTGGATGTCGGCGTTGCCCTTGAAGGCCGGGTTGGCGTCGGACAGGCCCACGCCGCCGTTCTCCAGCGAGCCGCGGATCTCGCCGCTCTGCGGCTTCTTGTCCTTGATGACCGACTTGGCCAGGTCGTAGACCGCGCCCTGCACGTTCTTCAGGGCCGAGGTCAGGATGGAGTTCTTGTAGGCCGCCAGCGCGGTCTGCTTGTACTGGTCGGAGTCGACGCCGATGGCCCACACCTTATGCGCGGCGGCGGACTTGATCACGCCCTGGCCGGAGAGGCCGGCGGCCGCGTAGATCACGTCGGCACCCGCGTCGATCTGGCCGTTGGCCGCGTTCTCGCCCTTGTCGGGGCTGGAGAAGCCGCCCTCCTGGGCCGTCTGGGTCAGGTACTGCGACTCGATCCTGATCTTCGGGTTGACCGACTGCGCGCCCTGCTTGAAGCCCGCCTCGAACTTGTGGATCAGCGGGATGTCCACACCGCCGATGAAGCCGACGTGGTTCTTCTTGGTGGCCTTCGCGGCGGCGACGCCGGCCAGGTAGGAGGCCTGCTCCTCGTGGAAGACCAGGTCGGCGACGTTCTTCGCGTGGATGGTGTTGTCGTCGACGATGCCGAAGGTGACCTTCGGGTACTTGGCGGCGACCTGCTTCACGGCCGGGGCGTAGGAGTAGCCGACGCCGATGATCGGGTTGTAGCCCGCCTTGGCCAGGGTCTCCAGGCGCTGCGCCTTGTCCGCGTCCGACTCGCCGTCCTGCGGCTCGATGTCCCGGCCGCCGACGCCGAAGTCCTTCTCGGCCTTCTGGTAGCCGGCGTAGGCTGCGTCGTTGAAGGACTGGTCACCCTTGCCGCCGACGTCGTAGGCCAGGCCGATGCCCTTGGACTTGCCGTCGCCCGAGGAGGACGAGGTGGACGAGCTTCCACAGGCGGAAACGGTGAGGGCGAGCGCTGCGGTCGCAACGCCTGCAATGGTGATACGGGACACCCGGCGCATGGAACGTGACTCCTTTGTGCAAGCGCCCAAACCAGGCGCTGGTTCCGCGGCAGCGTAACGCGCGTAGACCGGACGGAAAACCCCCAATGTCCGGTCCGTTATCGAGCTGTGGCCACCGTCACGGCCAAGGTTACGGACAGCAGCGCGCCCCTCGCACGAGGCAAGGGGCGCACCGTCGCGGCGGGCCGGTGCACGGCCCCGGCCGGCCCGGGACCACGGCAGGAGTCGCCCGGTGCCGACGGCGATCCTGCCGTCGGCGACCGCCCGCCGGTGCCGCGGCCTACGGCGCCTCGAGCAGTGCTGCGGCCGTGAACAGCTCCACGCCGACCGTGATGGCGTTCTCGTCGGCGTCGAAGTCGCCCTGGTGCAGGTCGCGCACCCCGCGGTCGCCGGGGGCGCGCACGCCGAGCCGGACCATGGCGCCGGGCACCTGCTCCAGGTACCAGGAGAAGTCCTCGCCGCCCAGGCTCTGCTCGGTGCTCTCCACGGACTTCATGCCGCGCCGGGCGACCATGGCCCGGCGCAGCAGTTCGGTGGACTCCCGGTCGTTGACGACGGGCGGCACGCCCCGCAGGTAGGTGATCTCCGACTTGGCGCGGTGCAGGGCGGCGACCTCGTCGATGGCCGCGTGCACGATGTCGGGGGCCTGCCGCCAGGCGTCCAGCTCCAGGCAGCGGATGGTGCCGGACAGCTCGGCGTGCTGCGGGATGACGTTGGGGGCGTGACCGGACTCGATCCGGCCCCAGGTCACGGCCAGGCCGCTGCGGCTGTCGATCCGCCGGGCGACGACCGCGGGCACGTCGACGGCGATCCGGGCGGCGGCGGTGACCAGGTCGGTGGTCAGGTGCGGGCGCGCGGTGTGGCCGCCGGGGCCGTCGAGGGCGATCTCCAGGCGGTCGCAGGCGCTGGTGATGGGGCCGTGCCGCAGCCCGATCCGGCCGACCTCGACCTTGGGGTCGCAGTGCGCGGCGAGGATGCGGCCCACGCCGTCGAGCACGCCGTCCTCGATGGCGCCGAGGGCGCCGCCGGGCAGCACCTCCTCGGCGGGCTGGAAGATCAGCCGCACCGGCCGGGACAGCAGGCCCTTGGCGTGCAGGTCGGCCAGGACGAGGCCGGCGCCGAGCATGACGGTGGTGTGCATGTCGTGGCCGCAGGCGTGGGCGCGGTCGGGCACGGTGGACCGGTACGGGCAGTCGGTCTTGGTGTCCGGGATGGGCAGGGCGTCGATGTCGGCCCGCAGGGCGAGCAGCGGCACGGCGGACCGCTGCCCCGGGGGAGCCCGATGTCGCAGACGAGTCCGGTCCCGCTCGCCAGGACGCGGGGGCGGAGCCCGGCGCGCTCCAGCCGCTCCTTGATCGCGGCGGTCGTACGGAACTCCTGGTTGCCCAGCTCGGGGTGCATGTGCAGGTCGCGGCGGAAGGCCACGAGTTCGGCGTGCAGGGACTCGCTGAGCACGCCGGGGAGCACTCCCCCGGGAAGGCCTGCCTCGGACTCTCGGGACATCAATTGGTTCACCCTCTGAAGGGTAGGACGGCCGACCGGTCAACTGACCCTCGATCAACAAAAGTTCAGCCCGTTAGGGGAAGAAAATCTGACCGGCGGACGCATGGCAGCGGACTCTGATGGGTAAAACACTTGTTTCCTCCTCCACGCATACCATGCCTTCCCCTCCGGATGCGCGTCGTGTCCACGAACCGGGACCGGCGTCCGGCGGCGGCCCCGGACACGTCGGCGCCCGCGCGGGCGGGCCCGGAACCGGTGGCCACGGGGTGCGGCGGTCGCACGGGCAGGAGACCCGCCCCGGGCGTTCCTGCCGGCCGG
This is a stretch of genomic DNA from Streptomyces sp. TG1A-8. It encodes these proteins:
- a CDS encoding ABC transporter permease, which gives rise to MKKFDKERVLVAVAGPVIALVLAVVLTSIVLLASGKNPFEPYGLMLQQATFSDVQVLIINQATLYYIAAIAVALGFRMNLFNIGVDGQYRLAVVMTAVVGANVALPSFLQIPLLLVVAMGTGALWAGVAGVLKVTRGVSEVVATIMLNSIATAVIGYVTLSNVWGVPVGDNMTTGVMHRSGWFPGIDLGSDVGEIYGLVFLAVLLGIGYWVVLNRTRFGYDLRATGASETAAAASGVDAKRMVLVSMLISGALAGLSGLPLLLGDTHTYSLSFPAGLGFTAIGIALLGRNNPGGIALAALLWAFLDKASPALDYATPVAYPKEIATIMQGLIVFAVVISYEAVRQWGLRRQQSRVGAELAAAAAQNTDKEVAA
- a CDS encoding ABC transporter ATP-binding protein — protein: MDASSSPPLTAPSTVAVELAGITKRFPGVVANHDIHLTVRKGTVHALVGENGAGKSTLMKILYGMQKPDEGTIAVDGEQVAFASPGDAIARGIGMVHQHFMLADNLTVLENVVLGSEKLHGIGGGARRRIGEISDRYGLGIRPDALVEDLGVADRQRVEIVKVLYRGARTLILDEPTAVLVPQEVDALFANLRELKSEGLSVIFISHKLGEVLSVADDITVIRRGTTVGTAIPSETTPRQLAEMMVGSELPTPETAESTVTDRPVLQVENLTVHAAGASLGSGGEPAASGPTGVLLTDPAAGEAKRVLDDVSFTIHAGEVMGIAGVEGNGQTELIDALIGTRHADSGRIVFLGEDITPWSTRRRREQGVGYIPEDRHRQGLLLESPLWENRILGHVTEKPNARGFWLDIKGAQADTRRIVEEYDVRTPGIDVTAASLSGGNQQKLIVGREMSHDPKFLIAAHPTRGVDVGAQAQIWDRIREARREGLAVLLISADLDELIGLSDTLRVIYDGRLVADADPAAITPEELGSAMTGAASGHLEHETTAPEGDDNAGPEDEAR
- a CDS encoding BMP family protein — its product is MRRVSRITIAGVATAALALTVSACGSSSTSSSSGDGKSKGIGLAYDVGGKGDQSFNDAAYAGYQKAEKDFGVGGRDIEPQDGESDADKAQRLETLAKAGYNPIIGVGYSYAPAVKQVAAKYPKVTFGIVDDNTIHAKNVADLVFHEEQASYLAGVAAAKATKKNHVGFIGGVDIPLIHKFEAGFKQGAQSVNPKIRIESQYLTQTAQEGGFSSPDKGENAANGQIDAGADVIYAAAGLSGQGVIKSAAAHKVWAIGVDSDQYKQTALAAYKNSILTSALKNVQGAVYDLAKSVIKDKKPQSGEIRGSLENGGVGLSDANPAFKGNADIQAAVKKAEDGIRNGSITVKTS